The following proteins are encoded in a genomic region of Prochlorococcus marinus XMU1408:
- a CDS encoding phosphoribosylanthranilate isomerase, with amino-acid sequence MIRKSTSKKSTAIKICGITKTSQARIISQFKINALGVIGVKNSPRFVPEEECIKIFKEVEKVSTSIQRVLVIANEKFESIKSISNRLNPPSVLQLHGDESVDYCRELKKEFPTIKLWKAFRLKSLNDLENISQYDKNIDAILLDAWDDKCLGGTGNRIPIELLIDKSFKSPWILAGGISAEIIPEIFSKLKPDGIDASSRLEISPGIKDIKKVRSLVQVIRENN; translated from the coding sequence ATGATCAGAAAATCAACTTCTAAAAAATCAACAGCAATAAAAATTTGTGGGATAACAAAGACTTCACAAGCAAGAATTATCTCTCAATTCAAAATAAATGCGCTTGGAGTTATTGGAGTTAAAAATTCACCTCGTTTTGTACCAGAAGAAGAATGTATAAAAATTTTTAAAGAAGTAGAAAAAGTTTCTACAAGTATTCAGAGAGTATTAGTTATAGCAAATGAGAAATTTGAATCCATTAAATCTATATCAAATAGATTAAACCCACCCTCTGTATTACAACTTCATGGAGATGAGTCAGTTGATTATTGCCGTGAATTGAAGAAAGAATTTCCAACCATTAAGTTGTGGAAAGCGTTCAGATTGAAATCTCTTAATGATTTAGAAAACATAAGTCAATATGATAAAAATATTGACGCCATCCTATTAGATGCCTGGGATGACAAATGCCTAGGTGGAACAGGTAATAGAATTCCAATAGAATTATTAATTGATAAAAGTTTTAAAAGTCCCTGGATCTTAGCTGGTGGAATATCTGCTGAAATAATTCCTGAAATTTTTTCTAAACTGAAACCCGATGGGATTGATGCTTCTAGTCGTCTAGAAATATCTCCAGGCATAAAAGATATTAAAAAAGTTAGATCTCTTGTTCAAGTAATTAGAGAAAATAATTAG
- a CDS encoding site-2 protease family protein, whose product MKIRGIPLRIHPSWFFVFLYFTLSARDQFETLLDGQASNWNGWLIGAFTSLLLFLSVLLHELAHSFVAIGEGLKVREITLFFLGGMANLEKECTTSKGSLKIAISGPIVSLLLAFSMILLSNTLFESSLIISNLFKQVGSLNLLIGLFNLLPIIPLDGGVILKSLIWHFTGSKKAGIKVAIASARFISILSIFIGFLILLRGNLYISFCFLIIGLFIFSSSKSQSQLIKIQNILSMFKVGQVCSRSYRVLEDDLPIKVLSKYNSLNKGGFSEEWFLLCRDGRWVGYVTEKILKNISIQNWDKKFLYDFSLPIDDLPSVGEKESLYKAIIKIENTKDARLLVLSVAGLPLGTLDRVDIGKAVLKKIGLNLPDQLIKVARKENIYPLGLNLSSIAKTMESSYVEEDQK is encoded by the coding sequence ATGAAAATTAGGGGCATTCCTTTGAGGATTCATCCTAGTTGGTTTTTTGTCTTCTTATATTTTACTTTGTCAGCCAGAGATCAATTTGAGACACTGCTGGATGGTCAAGCATCTAATTGGAATGGATGGTTAATTGGTGCGTTCACTTCATTACTTTTATTTTTGTCTGTTTTATTACATGAATTGGCTCATTCTTTTGTTGCAATTGGGGAAGGTTTAAAAGTTAGAGAAATCACACTTTTTTTTCTTGGAGGTATGGCAAATCTTGAAAAGGAATGTACGACTTCAAAAGGAAGTTTGAAAATTGCTATTTCAGGACCAATTGTTAGTCTTTTATTAGCTTTCTCAATGATTTTATTAAGTAATACTTTATTTGAATCAAGTTTAATTATTTCTAATTTATTTAAGCAGGTTGGCAGCCTGAATCTTTTAATAGGATTATTTAACTTACTTCCAATAATCCCTCTTGATGGTGGCGTAATATTGAAATCTTTAATATGGCATTTTACAGGGAGTAAAAAAGCAGGAATAAAAGTTGCTATTGCGTCTGCAAGATTCATTTCTATTCTTTCTATTTTTATTGGATTTCTAATTTTACTTAGAGGTAATCTTTATATCTCTTTTTGCTTTTTAATTATTGGTTTATTTATCTTTTCCTCCTCAAAATCTCAGAGTCAACTTATTAAGATCCAAAATATATTATCTATGTTTAAGGTTGGTCAGGTTTGCAGCAGATCATATAGAGTTCTCGAGGATGATTTACCTATAAAAGTTTTGTCTAAATATAATTCCTTGAATAAAGGTGGTTTCAGTGAAGAATGGTTTCTTTTGTGCAGAGATGGTAGATGGGTAGGTTATGTAACTGAAAAAATCTTGAAGAATATCTCTATACAAAACTGGGATAAGAAGTTTCTTTATGATTTTTCATTGCCTATAGATGATTTGCCTTCAGTTGGAGAAAAAGAATCACTATATAAGGCCATAATAAAAATTGAAAACACAAAAGATGCAAGACTCCTTGTTCTCTCAGTAGCAGGACTTCCTTTAGGTACTTTGGATAGGGTTGATATTGGAAAGGCAGTACTCAAAAAAATAGGATTAAATCTTCCAGATCAATTAATTAAAGTTGCAAGAAAAGAGAATATATATCCACTGGGCTTGAATTTATCAAGCATTGCAAAAACTATGGAATCAAGTTATGTAGAAGAAGATCAAAAATGA
- a CDS encoding lipoate--protein ligase family protein produces the protein MSLPEKVLYLNPLELSGPEQMAIDLFLLEKSFTDKNFNMAIRFYTWNGDWLSVGKNQKVLPKTWINLSKNENLKIVRRPSGGKSVLHSKGLTYAIVWKYPPRNKKESYLKTAQWLKDGFKKIGVDLTFGNQPINLSNNNCFATSTLADLVDKEKNKYIGSAQYWKKGHLLQHGEILIEPSKRLWKKVFNADPPKIKNELKEKDRIIFYLKESLIKTWPSLKWSDYKLDKKDKELIDKLARDNFKEINHF, from the coding sequence ATGAGCCTCCCAGAAAAAGTCCTTTATTTAAATCCTCTTGAATTAAGTGGGCCAGAACAAATGGCAATTGATCTCTTCTTGTTAGAAAAATCATTTACTGACAAAAATTTTAATATGGCAATTCGCTTTTATACGTGGAATGGAGACTGGTTATCGGTTGGAAAGAATCAAAAAGTTTTGCCAAAAACTTGGATAAATCTTTCAAAAAATGAAAACTTAAAAATAGTAAGAAGGCCTAGTGGAGGAAAATCTGTTCTTCATAGTAAAGGGCTCACTTACGCCATTGTATGGAAATATCCACCAAGAAATAAAAAAGAATCATATTTAAAGACTGCCCAATGGTTAAAAGATGGTTTTAAAAAAATTGGAGTGGATTTAACTTTTGGTAATCAACCTATAAATCTCTCCAATAACAATTGTTTCGCGACTTCAACATTAGCTGACTTAGTAGATAAAGAAAAAAATAAATATATTGGTAGCGCACAATATTGGAAAAAGGGTCACCTGCTTCAACATGGAGAGATATTAATTGAACCATCAAAAAGATTATGGAAAAAAGTTTTCAATGCTGATCCACCCAAAATAAAAAATGAATTGAAAGAGAAAGATAGAATTATATTTTATTTAAAAGAATCATTAATTAAAACATGGCCTAGCTTAAAATGGTCTGATTACAAATTAGATAAAAAAGATAAAGAATTAATAGATAAATTAGCCAGAGATAATTTCAAAGAAATAAATCATTTTTGA
- a CDS encoding protochlorophyllide reductase, whose translation MALVQAAPGTVLITGTTSGVGLYATKSLVERGWRVITANRSSLRAEAAASSLGLPINSPRQLKHVEIDLGDLNSVRHGVKSLLKDLDEPLDALVCNAAVYLPRLKKPLRSPQGYEISMATNHFGHFLLIQLLLENLSKSSRPVWKGRSWGVESSRVVILGTVTANNKELGGKIPIPAPADLGNLSGFEEGFCDPISMASGKGFKPGKAYKDSKLCNMITTQELHRRFNSSSILFSSLYPGCVANTRLFRNTPKLFQWLFPWFQKLITGGFVSEKLAGDRVAQVVSDPQFGISGVHWSWGNRQRKDRQQFSQELSDRVTDPVTSRKVWELSMKLVGLK comes from the coding sequence ATGGCTCTAGTACAAGCTGCACCAGGAACTGTCTTAATTACTGGAACCACATCAGGGGTCGGTTTATATGCAACAAAGTCATTGGTAGAGAGGGGTTGGAGAGTTATTACTGCAAATAGATCCTCTTTGAGAGCTGAAGCTGCAGCCTCCTCACTAGGTTTGCCTATTAACAGCCCAAGACAACTAAAACATGTGGAAATTGATCTTGGCGACTTGAATAGCGTTCGCCATGGGGTAAAAAGTCTTCTAAAAGATTTGGATGAGCCATTAGACGCTTTAGTTTGTAATGCCGCTGTCTATCTTCCTCGTCTGAAAAAGCCTTTGAGATCTCCACAGGGATATGAAATATCAATGGCAACAAATCATTTTGGACATTTTTTGTTAATTCAGTTGCTCCTGGAAAATCTTAGTAAGTCTTCAAGACCAGTCTGGAAGGGAAGATCTTGGGGGGTGGAATCATCTCGCGTTGTAATCTTAGGAACCGTAACTGCTAACAACAAAGAACTTGGAGGGAAAATCCCAATACCAGCTCCTGCGGATCTGGGAAATCTATCTGGTTTTGAAGAAGGTTTTTGCGACCCAATATCAATGGCTAGTGGTAAAGGTTTTAAACCAGGCAAGGCTTATAAAGATAGTAAGCTTTGCAATATGATCACGACTCAAGAATTACATAGGCGATTTAATTCTTCTTCAATTCTTTTCAGCTCTTTATATCCAGGATGTGTCGCTAATACAAGATTATTTAGAAACACTCCAAAATTATTTCAATGGTTGTTTCCTTGGTTTCAGAAATTAATAACAGGAGGTTTTGTAAGTGAAAAACTTGCTGGTGACAGAGTAGCTCAAGTTGTATCAGACCCTCAATTTGGGATTTCAGGTGTTCATTGGAGTTGGGGAAATAGACAAAGAAAAGACAGACAACAATTCTCTCAAGAATTGTCCGATAGAGTGACTGATCCAGTGACTTCAAGAAAAGTTTGGGAGTTGTCTATGAAATTAGTTGGTCTGAAATAA
- the bchL gene encoding ferredoxin:protochlorophyllide reductase (ATP-dependent) iron-sulfur ATP-binding protein, with the protein MTSTLTRKEDGEGSVQVKQDPKAQIQEGALVIAVYGKGGIGKSTTSSNLSAAFSKLGKKVLQIGCDPKHDSTFTLTHKMVPTVIDILEEVDFHSEELRPEDFMFKGFNGVMCVESGGPPAGTGCGGYVTGQTVKLLKEHHLLEDTDVVIFDVLGDVVCGGFAAPLQHANYCLIVTANDFDSIFAMNRIVAAINAKAKNYKVRLGGVIANRSAELDQIEKFNDRTGLKTMAHFRNVDAIRKSRLKKCTIFEMDEKEEGVLEVQNEYLSLAKKMIDNVEPLEAEPLKDREIFDLLGFD; encoded by the coding sequence ATGACTTCGACTTTGACTCGTAAGGAGGACGGTGAAGGTAGCGTTCAGGTAAAACAAGATCCTAAAGCTCAAATTCAAGAAGGAGCTCTTGTTATTGCTGTATATGGCAAAGGAGGTATTGGCAAATCAACTACTTCTTCAAATTTGTCAGCTGCTTTCTCAAAACTTGGAAAGAAAGTTCTTCAAATTGGTTGCGATCCTAAGCACGACAGCACCTTCACCCTTACTCACAAGATGGTGCCCACCGTCATAGATATTCTTGAAGAAGTTGATTTTCATAGCGAGGAACTCAGACCTGAAGACTTTATGTTTAAAGGTTTCAATGGTGTTATGTGTGTTGAAAGTGGTGGCCCTCCTGCTGGTACAGGATGTGGTGGTTATGTAACAGGTCAAACAGTCAAACTTTTAAAAGAGCACCATCTTCTTGAAGATACTGATGTAGTTATATTCGATGTTCTTGGTGACGTTGTATGCGGAGGTTTTGCGGCTCCATTACAGCATGCAAATTATTGCCTAATAGTTACTGCAAATGATTTTGATTCTATTTTTGCAATGAATCGCATCGTTGCAGCCATTAATGCAAAAGCAAAAAATTACAAAGTTCGACTTGGAGGGGTAATAGCTAACCGTTCTGCTGAATTAGATCAAATAGAGAAGTTTAATGACAGAACTGGTCTTAAGACCATGGCTCATTTCCGCAACGTAGATGCAATACGCAAGTCAAGACTAAAAAAATGCACAATTTTCGAGATGGATGAAAAAGAAGAGGGCGTATTAGAAGTACAAAATGAATATCTTTCATTAGCAAAAAAAATGATTGATAACGTTGAACCTTTGGAAGCTGAACCTTTAAAAGATCGAGAAATATTTGATCTATTGGGTTTTGATTAA